One genomic region from Cardinium endosymbiont of Dermatophagoides farinae encodes:
- a CDS encoding HD domain-containing protein codes for MRKSGEPYYTHPMGVAKIVLEATKNADTILAALLHDVIEDTMVTLEQIELLYGMEVAYIVDMLTHYNTYGLRWKLDHSDSQIILNQCKDIRVVQIKLADRLHNLRTIAVRKLADQKRIAKNTMEFYIPWSKKNNVLTWLSEMENICYQILHANPTL; via the coding sequence ATACGTAAGTCAGGTGAGCCTTATTATACCCACCCTATGGGGGTAGCTAAGATTGTATTAGAGGCTACAAAGAATGCCGATACCATTTTAGCTGCTTTATTACATGACGTAATAGAGGATACAATGGTTACTTTGGAACAAATAGAACTGCTATATGGAATGGAAGTTGCTTATATAGTAGACATGCTTACGCATTATAATACTTATGGGTTGCGATGGAAATTAGATCATTCAGATAGTCAAATTATATTGAATCAGTGTAAGGACATTCGTGTCGTTCAGATTAAATTAGCTGATAGGTTGCATAACCTAAGAACTATAGCTGTACGAAAGCTAGCAGACCAAAAAAGAATAGCAAAAAACACCATGGAGTTTTATATTCCATGGTCCAAAAAAAATAATGTTTTAACCTGGTTATCAGAAATGGAGAATATATGCTATCAGATTTTACATGCTAACCCTACACTGTAA